Genomic DNA from Thiosocius teredinicola:
ATTTCATTTTTAACGATTCCTCTCGGTTTGTTGATAGGGTGACCAGGCCGGTTCGCGCACGTCGCCTTCTTGTAGTCGTAGACGCTGCTGCACTCGACCATCCGTCGATACAGCTGCGAGAACACCTTTGCCTCCCACCCGCGTTGCATAAATTATCATGGCGCCATTGGGAGCGAAACTTGGCGTTTCATCAAGTCGACCAGTGCTCATAACGCGAAAATCGCGCGATTCGAGGTCCAAAAGTGCGATCTGGTACGAGCCGTTCGCCTGGGTGACCATCGTCAGCGACTTGCCGTCGGGCGCGTACGAGGCACGTGCATTGTAGTTGCCCTCGTAGGTGACGCGGCTCGCCTGACCGCCGTTGACCGGCACGCGGTAGATCTGCGGCTTGCCGCCACGATCCGAGGTAAACACGATCGATTGCCCATCCGGCGACCACGACGGCTCGGTGTCGATCGCACCATGCCGCGTGACGCGGCGCAGGCTGCGGCGGGCGATATCCATCACGTAGATTTCCGGGTTGCCGTCTTTCGACAGCGTCATCGCCAGGTAGCGGCCATCGGGCGAGAACGCCGGCGCGCCGTTGATGCCCTTGTACGAGGTGAGCTTCTCGCGCTTGCCGGTAAACACCTCCTGAATCCAGATCGAAGGCTGGGTGTTTTCGAACGAGACATAGGCGATCTTGCGGCCATCGGGCGACCAGGACGGCGACATGATGGGCTCGTTCGACGCCACGATCGGCTGCGGGCCGTAACCATCCGAGTCGGCGACGCGCAGCTCGACACGGTCCTTGCCGTTGGCGCCGCGGGTCGACGTGACATAGGCAACGCGGGTGGCGAATGCGCCCGGTTCGCCGGTCAGCGTTTCGTAGATGATGTCGGCGATATGGTGCGCGGTGGCGCGCAGATCACGTGCCGTCGTCGGAATGCTGTAACCGGTGAGCTGTTCGCCGCGTACCACGTCGTACAGGTAGAACTTCACCATGTAACCACCGGGGCCGTTCGGTGTGGCTTCACCGATCACCAGGTACTCGACGTTGACCGCACGCCAGTCGCGAAAGTCGACTTCGTCGCCGCGCGACGGCCGCGACAGCATCTCGTTCTCCGGCAGCGGCTTGAAGCGTCCGCTCCGACCGAGGTCCGCCGAGATAATTGACCCGACCTCGTGTTTGGGCAGGTTGCCGGCGTCACCGCGCCAGGCAAACGGCACAACGGCAATCGGCAGTGCACCTTCGCCGCCTTTGGTGATCTCGATGGTCAACGGCGAGGCGTGAGCCTGCACACCAACAACCATCAGGACGACCAACAAAAACAATCTCTTCATAGCGATAACCGCTCAGTTTTTAGGATCAAAGATAAATTCGATTTCGCGGAACTGCGCCAGCAGCGTCTGCGATTTGGGCATCGGCAGCGGATCGGCCTTGCGCACCGCCTGCTCAACCGACCGATCGAAGGCGTTGTTGCCGCTCGAACGCACGACGCTAACCAACAATACCGAGCCGGTGCCGCCCAGGCGCACACGCACCGTACAACGCAACCCCATCTCGCTGGTACCCGGCGGGCGCAACCAGTTGCGCTCAACCTTCTCCTGGATCAGGCCGACCACGCGCGCCTTCTCCGATGCATCGCGCTCTGCGGCAAACTGCGCCGCCAGCTCGGCCTCACGGATCGCGCGATCGGCGCGTGCCTTGGCCTCGGCCTGTTCACGGGCAACACGCGCCTGCTCGGCTTTCTCGCGCTCGGCC
This window encodes:
- the tolB gene encoding Tol-Pal system beta propeller repeat protein TolB is translated as MKRLFLLVVLMVVGVQAHASPLTIEITKGGEGALPIAVVPFAWRGDAGNLPKHEVGSIISADLGRSGRFKPLPENEMLSRPSRGDEVDFRDWRAVNVEYLVIGEATPNGPGGYMVKFYLYDVVRGEQLTGYSIPTTARDLRATAHHIADIIYETLTGEPGAFATRVAYVTSTRGANGKDRVELRVADSDGYGPQPIVASNEPIMSPSWSPDGRKIAYVSFENTQPSIWIQEVFTGKREKLTSYKGINGAPAFSPDGRYLAMTLSKDGNPEIYVMDIARRSLRRVTRHGAIDTEPSWSPDGQSIVFTSDRGGKPQIYRVPVNGGQASRVTYEGNYNARASYAPDGKSLTMVTQANGSYQIALLDLESRDFRVMSTGRLDETPSFAPNGAMIIYATRVGGKGVLAAVSTDGRVQQRLRLQEGDVREPAWSPYQQTERNR